Below is a genomic region from Triticum dicoccoides isolate Atlit2015 ecotype Zavitan chromosome 5A, WEW_v2.0, whole genome shotgun sequence.
AGGTGCCATCGCAGTCATCTTCTTCTTGAGCCCAAGCATCACACTACAAGCAATGCTTATCTTGATGGCCACATCACTCGTCATCTCCTTTGGCTTGTTCCTGTTACTTACCCTTGTTGTCGAGAAGCCATCAAGCATCAGAGCATGAGGCAAATCCTATTTCGGTGTGCAGACGGTGTCGTCGTCACCACATGGTTAGTGACCAACAGCATGTACAACCACACTGGTGTATTGACCTGTGATATGAAACAGAgaaggaagagcatcatcatccatCACGACGCGACGCCATGGCAACGTGCACATCATGCTATTCATGTCAGACATTGTTTGCTGGAGGTCTGAAGTGAAGAGGTTGCAGGCAAAATGTGGGAAGTGAGAGTCGGCCTTGCATTTCGTTTCCTGCCACTTTTCAATCCCCTGTTATTGCCCATGACCGTGTCTTGTTACAGGAACCACATACTCCATTATAATTATAATTTATATAAGAGGCAACATTTCATTCAAACAAGTGATGATATTTTGTGTTGGGGTAACCTATATCTTTCTCTGTCTTTCCATATGGGCCATGATCCACCTGCAAAATAGTCTTCCTTTTTTGCGCGGAACCTGCAGAATAATCTGACTGACCCGATATCGGCCCAAGCAAACAGGCCCAAGTTCTAACTGAAACTGTTGGTAAGTTCTGTTTTTCCTTTTCGTTTGAGGAATTAAGTTCTGAAATTTGATGTTTGTCAAGTGCCCTGCCTTTCCATTTCCCAGTAGCTACAAATATTATGGAACACTACGCAATACGCATAGTTGAAGGAACACAATAGCATTGCAACAGAGATGAAATTAAAGGAGTGGTACTAGAGAAGGAATGAGAGCAACACCCAGAAAATCAAGTGGGATACATGTTCCTCTGTTTATTCATGGTACATCACACGGGAGACACACTGACGCAAAGATGGCTCACACGAACAAACTGGAGACAACACGTACAGAGACGGGGGGAACACATGCAATACATTACTAACCATTACCGGAGACAACTTAAGCACCAACACCCATGCAAATGCAGGCAGGCTAATTCTCCATTACCAAGCGGCTGCTGACGAGCCTCCCTCCCGTCAGTTGAAGTAGCCTGACGGCGAACGTGGCGGCTGCTTCGGCTGCGAGGACGATTGTTCCGGCGTCTGGGGTTTGGGGTCCGGCTTCGGGCTGGGGCCCGGGGCAGGCTTTGGGTCGGGCGTGGGCTTGGGGTCAGGCTTTGGCGCCGGTCTAGGGTCGGGCTGCGGGTCTGGTTTGGGGTCGGGTTTGGGTGCTGGGTCAGGTTTCGGCGCCGGTTTGGGGTCGGGCTTGGGTGCTGGGTCAGGTTTCGGCACCGGTTTTGGGTCTGGTTTCGGGTCAGGTTTTGGCGCGAGTTTAGGGTCGGGCTTGGGTGTCGGGTCAGGTTTCGGCGCGAGTTTAGGGTCGGTCTGCGGGTCTGGTTTGGGGTCAGGCTGTGGCGTAGGCTTCGGCTCTAGGCTGGGCTCATGTTTCAGCTCCGGCGCCCTCCCAGCGACGGCGAGGCTAGCAACATTTGCCGCGACGAGGGCCAACAGCAAGCACAGCGAGAAGGCGGATGCCCTCATCGTCGCCGATCACTAGCTAGCTGCTCACAGCTCACTCAGCTCACTTGCTTTGTAGTATGTGTCTCACACTTGGCTGTGTGAGTGTGTGGCGGAATTAGTAGAGGATTTATAGGCCCGGCGAGCGTGCCAACACCGGACGCGTGTCCATTGCCTTTGCGAGCCCGTGACCGGCACGGTGACCAGCTACAGTGACATCTCTCAGCTTTTGTTCATGTCACCTTTGCATGGCATGCGCGCACCGGCCAAATCATCCAGCAGAAAAGAGCCAAAGGATCCACGAGACGGCATGGATCGACGGACACGTACGCGGGCATTTTGCGAGATCTAGGACCCCGTCCGGACACGAACAAGTGGCACGTACGCATGAATGCAAAGAGCCGGTCCCCGCTCCACCTTCGTCTTCTTCGATTGTCTCTGCTTTTGCTATGCGTTCCTTCTCGATTACTCGATCCATCTTAGAGACATAAACCGAGCCAAAATGCTACCCCCTCCATCCATTATNNNNNNNNNNNNNNNNNNNNNNNNNNNNNNNNNNNNNNNNNNNNNNNNNNNNNNNNNNNNNNNNNNNNNNNNNNNNNNNNNNNNNNNNNNNNNNNNNNNNNNNNNNNNNNNNNNNNNNNNNNNNNNNNNNNNNNNNNNNNNNNNNNNNNNNNNNNNNNNNNNNNNNNNNNNNNNNNNNNNNNNNNNNNNNNNNNNNNNNNNNNNNNNNNNNNNNNNNNNNNNNNNNNNNNNNNNNNNNNNNNNNNNNNNNNNNNNNNNNNNNNNNNNNNNNNNNNNNNNNNNNNNNNNNNNNNNNNNNNNNNNNNNNNNNNNNNNNNNNNNNNNATATCGCTATTCGTCATTCCGGATGAGGAATAGTTATTCCCCCTCCCCctatattttaccatcaatgcaccgtaattttacgttccgtaagttttgtct
It encodes:
- the LOC119299882 gene encoding protein TsetseEP-like produces the protein MRASAFSLCLLLALVAANVASLAVAGRAPELKHEPSLEPKPTPQPDPKPDPQTDPKLAPKPDPTPKPDPKLAPKPDPKPDPKPVPKPDPAPKPDPKPAPKPDPAPKPDPKPDPQPDPRPAPKPDPKPTPDPKPAPGPSPKPDPKPQTPEQSSSQPKQPPRSPSGYFN